In the genome of Methanobacterium spitsbergense, one region contains:
- a CDS encoding beta strand repeat-containing protein, translating to MKSYKNYKKFILFGILFLSFAFTISININIAAASQSGIYVNPTGHDTWNGQSPVWNGKDGPKRTIKNAVGTVSSGGTVTVASGIYKENNIVVSKSMKIKGTSRKNTIINGRYLGKILTIGSGLTVSITNIRFDSGKSKTVGALHNSGRTTLIYTSFTNNRATSSSGAIFNKYGSLNIIGSSFTANMVTSGFGGAIYNQAALSVTGTNFTSNTANTGGGSIFNTAYLSVNTSNFLNNRVTGGGGAIRSSKGSAKITNSNFIGNSAIGGGGAVFNENGVSSNPYTSTINIDNCRFSGNTAHSGGAVDNNHGKTTLYKCTFTNNIGTSKGGAIVNYHGSLNINRCTGSGNIATNLGGVLYTYGLVQLANSKFTSNKVLNGSGGVIYNYGDYVTISYCDFEKNSAGGAYGNGYSGVIHSYLGKVKLLSCSFINNWATNGGGAIVNDDGSNLAIQNSIFTNNRAIGNGPGKYGNGGAIFTLNALLSVYNTTFTSNAANYGVRGGGAIDALEYVRHSIVSVNRCKFINNTSREGGAIHNAYGSFTLINSSIIGNCASGDGGAIYNGNGKFTVTGTTISDNSASHDGGAIYNPFGTFKITTCTINDNTAAHDGGAFYNLRSVLTVEYNNISRNSADHYGAAIFNSGSNITVHHNNIIANQGINEIYSPNNDYNPDFYVYAQDNWWGSDDDPSDKVSIAGNSVFVSPWLHKPQT from the coding sequence ATGAAATCTTATAAAAATTATAAAAAATTTATATTATTTGGTATATTATTCCTGAGTTTCGCATTTACAATTTCAATAAATATTAACATTGCTGCTGCATCCCAATCAGGAATTTATGTAAATCCAACCGGACATGATACTTGGAATGGACAAAGTCCTGTTTGGAATGGTAAAGATGGGCCTAAAAGAACCATAAAAAATGCTGTTGGGACTGTGAGTAGTGGGGGAACTGTAACAGTAGCAAGTGGGATATACAAAGAAAACAACATCGTAGTTTCTAAGAGTATGAAAATTAAAGGTACAAGCCGGAAGAACACCATAATAAACGGGCGCTATTTAGGAAAGATATTAACCATTGGCAGTGGTTTAACAGTATCTATAACTAACATAAGATTCGATAGTGGAAAAAGTAAAACAGTTGGTGCGTTACACAACTCAGGAAGGACAACCTTAATCTATACTTCTTTTACCAATAATAGAGCTACCAGTAGTAGTGGAGCGATCTTCAATAAATACGGTTCACTAAACATTATCGGCTCATCATTTACAGCAAACATGGTAACTTCTGGTTTTGGAGGGGCCATCTACAATCAGGCCGCATTATCAGTTACAGGAACTAACTTCACAAGTAACACAGCAAACACTGGTGGTGGAAGTATTTTTAACACCGCTTATTTATCTGTTAACACCAGTAACTTCCTCAACAACCGTGTTACCGGTGGGGGAGGAGCTATCCGTAGCTCCAAAGGCTCAGCAAAGATAACTAATTCTAATTTTATAGGTAACAGTGCCATTGGTGGAGGAGGTGCAGTTTTCAACGAGAATGGAGTATCCTCAAATCCATACACAAGTACCATAAACATCGACAACTGTAGATTCTCAGGCAATACTGCTCATAGTGGTGGGGCAGTTGATAATAATCATGGAAAAACAACGTTATATAAATGTACATTCACAAATAACATAGGTACTAGCAAAGGAGGAGCTATAGTAAACTATCATGGTTCTTTAAATATTAATAGGTGTACTGGATCGGGTAATATTGCAACCAATCTTGGTGGAGTTCTTTACACTTATGGATTAGTCCAATTAGCAAACAGTAAATTCACGAGTAACAAGGTTTTGAATGGTAGTGGTGGAGTTATCTACAACTACGGCGATTATGTCACAATAAGTTATTGTGATTTTGAAAAGAATTCGGCAGGAGGAGCGTATGGTAATGGTTACAGTGGAGTTATCCACAGTTATTTAGGTAAAGTTAAATTGCTTAGTTGCTCATTTATCAATAACTGGGCAACCAATGGTGGTGGTGCCATAGTTAACGATGATGGTTCTAATTTAGCTATACAAAATAGTATTTTCACCAATAATCGAGCAATAGGTAACGGTCCTGGTAAGTATGGTAATGGTGGAGCAATCTTCACATTAAACGCGCTTCTCTCGGTTTATAATACAACCTTTACAAGTAACGCTGCAAATTATGGTGTTCGTGGTGGAGGGGCAATAGATGCACTTGAATATGTTAGACACAGTATTGTAAGCGTAAATCGCTGTAAATTCATTAACAACACATCTAGGGAAGGTGGTGCAATACACAATGCTTACGGATCTTTTACTTTAATAAACAGCTCAATAATCGGCAATTGTGCATCAGGAGATGGAGGAGCAATATACAATGGAAACGGTAAATTCACAGTAACAGGAACTACAATCAGTGACAATTCTGCATCTCACGATGGAGGAGCAATATACAATCCATTCGGTACTTTCAAAATAACCACATGTACAATAAACGACAATACCGCAGCACATGATGGTGGAGCTTTCTATAATCTGCGTAGTGTATTAACTGTTGAATATAACAATATCAGCAGAAACTCTGCAGATCATTATGGTGCAGCAATTTTCAACTCAGGATCTAACATAACTGTACATCACAATAACATCATAGCAAACCAGGGAATAAATGAGATTTACAGTCCAAATAACGATTACAATCCAGATTTCTATGTGTATGCTCAGGACAACTGGTGGGGATCAGATGATGATCCATCAGATAAAGTATCCATAGCAGGGAATTCTGTGTTCGTAAGTCCATGGCTACACAAACCACAGACCTAA
- a CDS encoding DUF4012 domain-containing protein, whose amino-acid sequence MSIKKILLIIILILIGLVAAFVIYQYEQPASTNMMKGNHTLLLLTVDPSEQRPGMGGVDMAFAVYTVDGDVKNLTPIYPGGMMHPTAMEPAGVGTGRLMLHDTLWDADPAVGAKLAQETVVANTGIKTDGVVMVTPDAMIAAVGPINVPGQGKVTGNSIQFLRAEQNSGGMSRGSAVESIMKPIMNATKDPSKYATLAQIAVDQYMKGNIAVVPSSLFTQFAISKGINTII is encoded by the coding sequence ATGAGTATAAAGAAAATATTATTAATAATTATATTAATATTGATAGGTTTAGTTGCCGCTTTTGTAATATATCAATATGAACAGCCAGCATCAACTAATATGATGAAAGGAAACCATACTCTTCTCTTGTTGACCGTGGATCCTTCAGAACAAAGACCTGGTATGGGAGGTGTTGACATGGCATTTGCAGTATATACTGTTGATGGTGATGTGAAAAATTTGACACCTATTTATCCTGGAGGGATGATGCATCCAACAGCAATGGAACCTGCTGGAGTGGGAACAGGTAGATTAATGCTTCATGATACATTATGGGATGCGGACCCTGCAGTTGGGGCTAAATTAGCACAAGAGACTGTTGTGGCTAATACTGGGATCAAAACAGATGGAGTTGTAATGGTAACACCTGATGCAATGATAGCTGCTGTTGGTCCAATCAATGTACCAGGTCAAGGAAAAGTTACAGGTAACTCAATTCAATTCCTAAGAGCAGAACAAAATAGTGGAGGAATGTCAAGGGGTAGTGCAGTGGAATCAATTATGAAACCAATAATGAATGCAACAAAAGATCCAAGTAAATATGCTACACTTGCACAAATAGCAGTTGATCAATATATGAAAGGGAATATTGCAGTTGTGCCTAGTTCGTTATTCACACAGTTCGCAATTTCTAAAGGAATAAATACAATAATTTGA